The following coding sequences are from one Candidatus Eisenbacteria bacterium window:
- a CDS encoding glycosyltransferase family 2 protein — translation MSRSVEISVVIPAFNEAGSICALLEKTSDVLARLGRSHEILVVDDGSTDGTAARVEERIGTIPGLRLVVLRTNCGKSAALATGFRESRGDAYIVTLDGDLQDDPEEIP, via the coding sequence GTGAGCCGATCGGTCGAGATCTCGGTCGTCATTCCCGCCTTCAACGAGGCAGGCTCCATCTGCGCCCTGCTGGAGAAGACCTCCGATGTCCTGGCGCGGCTCGGACGGAGCCACGAGATCCTCGTCGTCGATGACGGGTCCACCGATGGCACGGCCGCGCGGGTGGAGGAGCGGATCGGAACGATTCCAGGACTGCGCCTGGTCGTCCTGCGGACCAACTGCGGCAAGTCGGCCGCCCTGGCCACAGGCTTCCGCGAGTCCAGAGGCGATGCCTACATCGTCACCCTCGATGGCGATCTGCAGGACGATCCCGAGGAGATCCC